A stretch of Pantoea sp. Lij88 DNA encodes these proteins:
- the feoB gene encoding Fe(2+) transporter permease subunit FeoB: MKTLTIGLIGNPNTGKTTLFNQLTGARQRVGNWAGVTVERKEGQFFTAQSDVRLIDLPGTRSLTTLSAESSIDESIACQYLFQDHADVVINVVDASRLESNLFLTLQLLELGVPCIVALNMQDIAASHNITIDVAALSARLGCPVVSLTSTRGDGIAQLKAMIDQPHVYRAPERVSYPGAIEQAIEQLSDKMPADIAAQKRYWLALQLLEGDINSQALCPELLPHLPEIMQLAGSDTGVQIADYRYRAINAICTTVSNIHQAVPAGLTSQIDKIVLNRWLGIPIFLAVMYVMFVFSINIGAALQPLFDSSSVAIFIHGAQWLGYVCHFPDWLTIFLAQGLGAGINTVLPIIPQIGLMFLFLSFLEDSGYMARAAFVMDRLMQSLGLPGKSFVPLIVGFGCNVPSVMGTRTLDTPRERLLTVLIAPFMSCGARLAIFAVFAAAFFNAHSSSLVFSLYLLGIVVAIATGLVLKHTLLGGEVSPFIMELPVYHRPHFKSLLLQTWQRLKMFVIRAGQVIILVSMLIGVLSSFAFNGQLVDDINHSALAATSKAITPVLLPIGVTQDNWQATVGLVSGIMAKEVVVGTLNSLYTTEAIQSHSFDPHSFSLASELKEALTETWAGLTAAFRIDALANPIEASKGDGEMATGSMGVMSAKFGSGFAAYSYLIFVLLYVPCVSVMGAIAREAGKKWMMFSFFWGLNIAYTTATLFYQTVTFAEHPAFSATCLISVLVLNGFILLALRKAGSRVQSIPVMLREEKGGCHGCHGGCDKQKGYAQ, translated from the coding sequence ATGAAAACGTTAACCATCGGGCTGATTGGTAATCCCAACACCGGCAAAACCACGCTGTTTAATCAACTCACCGGGGCACGTCAGCGGGTCGGTAACTGGGCAGGCGTCACGGTTGAACGTAAAGAGGGGCAATTTTTCACCGCGCAGTCAGATGTCCGGCTCATCGATCTGCCCGGAACACGTTCGCTCACGACGCTCTCCGCTGAAAGCTCCATCGATGAGAGCATCGCCTGCCAGTATCTCTTTCAGGATCACGCCGATGTGGTGATTAACGTCGTTGATGCCTCCCGTCTGGAAAGTAACCTGTTCCTGACCCTTCAGCTTCTGGAGCTCGGCGTACCCTGCATCGTTGCCCTGAACATGCAGGATATTGCCGCCAGCCATAACATCACTATTGATGTCGCAGCGCTATCAGCGCGCCTGGGATGTCCTGTCGTATCACTGACCTCAACCCGAGGTGACGGCATCGCCCAGCTCAAAGCGATGATCGACCAGCCTCATGTCTACCGCGCACCGGAACGGGTGAGTTATCCCGGTGCCATTGAACAGGCGATTGAGCAGCTCAGTGATAAGATGCCCGCCGATATCGCCGCGCAAAAACGTTACTGGCTGGCATTGCAGCTGCTGGAAGGAGATATCAACAGTCAGGCACTGTGCCCGGAACTGCTTCCGCATTTACCTGAGATTATGCAGCTGGCGGGAAGTGATACCGGCGTTCAGATTGCCGATTACCGCTATCGCGCCATCAACGCGATTTGCACGACTGTCAGTAACATTCATCAGGCAGTGCCCGCCGGGCTGACCAGCCAGATCGATAAAATTGTCCTGAACCGCTGGCTGGGCATTCCGATTTTCCTGGCAGTGATGTATGTGATGTTTGTATTTTCTATCAACATCGGTGCCGCGCTGCAGCCGCTGTTCGATAGCAGTTCTGTGGCGATATTCATTCATGGCGCGCAGTGGCTCGGCTATGTCTGTCACTTCCCGGACTGGCTGACTATTTTCCTGGCACAGGGGCTCGGCGCGGGTATCAATACCGTGCTGCCGATCATTCCGCAGATTGGCCTGATGTTCCTTTTCCTCTCCTTCCTTGAGGATTCCGGCTATATGGCGCGCGCGGCTTTTGTGATGGATCGGCTGATGCAGTCGCTGGGCCTGCCGGGAAAATCCTTTGTGCCCCTGATCGTGGGTTTTGGCTGTAATGTGCCGTCGGTCATGGGGACCCGGACGCTGGACACACCGCGTGAGCGGCTGCTGACAGTTTTGATTGCGCCTTTCATGTCATGTGGTGCGCGGCTGGCCATCTTTGCGGTTTTCGCCGCGGCATTCTTCAACGCCCACAGCTCCAGCCTGGTTTTCTCACTTTATCTGCTGGGCATTGTGGTGGCGATCGCTACCGGGCTGGTGCTCAAACATACCCTGCTGGGAGGAGAAGTCTCACCGTTTATCATGGAGTTGCCGGTTTATCACCGGCCTCATTTTAAAAGCCTGCTGTTGCAGACCTGGCAGCGGCTGAAAATGTTTGTGATAAGGGCCGGACAGGTGATCATCCTCGTCAGCATGCTGATTGGCGTACTAAGCAGTTTTGCCTTTAATGGCCAACTGGTGGATGACATTAACCATTCTGCACTGGCGGCGACCAGCAAAGCGATCACGCCCGTGCTGTTGCCGATTGGTGTCACGCAGGATAACTGGCAGGCTACCGTGGGGCTGGTGAGCGGCATCATGGCGAAAGAGGTTGTGGTCGGCACGCTTAACAGCCTTTACACCACAGAGGCTATCCAGAGCCATTCATTTGACCCACACTCTTTTAGCCTGGCATCTGAGCTGAAAGAGGCGCTGACAGAGACCTGGGCAGGGTTAACTGCCGCGTTCAGAATTGATGCGCTGGCCAATCCGATTGAAGCCAGCAAAGGCGATGGGGAGATGGCGACCGGCTCAATGGGCGTGATGTCAGCCAAATTTGGCAGCGGTTTTGCCGCCTACAGTTACTTAATCTTTGTCCTGCTCTACGTTCCCTGCGTCTCTGTCATGGGCGCTATTGCGCGTGAAGCCGGTAAAAAATGGATGATGTTCTCATTCTTCTGGGGACTGAACATCGCCTACACCACGGCCACGCTGTTCTACCAGACCGTCACATTTGCCGAACATCCTGCATTCAGTGCGACCTGCCTGATAAGCGTGCTGGTGCTGAACGGATTCATCCTGCTGGCATTGCGTAAAGCCGGAAGCCGGGTGCAGTCAATACCGGTCATGCTCCGGGAGGAAAAGGGGGGTTGTCACGGCTGTCATGGCGGATGCGATAAACAGAAAGGCTACGCGCAGTAA
- a CDS encoding FeoA domain-containing protein — protein MAINIGSTYRILGYQPSVNSAWRQKLLTMGMLPGAVVEVIRVAPMGDPVQIRTRRVSLAVRQRDLADIILEEIV, from the coding sequence ATGGCAATTAACATCGGCAGCACCTACCGGATACTGGGCTATCAGCCATCCGTAAATTCCGCATGGCGGCAAAAACTCCTGACGATGGGCATGTTACCCGGCGCCGTTGTCGAGGTGATTCGCGTCGCGCCCATGGGCGATCCGGTGCAGATACGCACCCGTCGGGTCAGCCTGGCAGTGAGACAGCGTGACCTGGCCGATATTATCCTGGAGGAAATCGTCTGA
- a CDS encoding S6 family peptidase: MREDVSLQDYRDFGENLGKYSVGANNINVYTVSGTLAGTLNYPIPDFSAAATLGYATLISPSYVAGVRHNGGYKSVTFGNNAKYSSTYRLINRNDMTDPDFHAPRLNKVVTDTAAIPYVTDAELKNTGRYTQYARVGTGLQNRVNAKTQETEWVASAYKFKTGGTFVDPYFYAPYTALIWTFYSPGDERVQPFDIAGLGGDSGSPVFVYDNVEKQWKLAGVTYGIYGTVDYGLKTYAHFIQDSFIQQLIAGNTDPDVTDSRVEGVMHWRMGTITQGMNSWAWHGVDTALPDDATDSALNASKDLRFKGDGGTLVLDQSVNLGAGKLQFSSDYLVKSATDTNSTWVGGGIEVDAGKTVQWQVNGLAGDALHKIGAGTLHINASGINGGSLNTGDGTVILNQQADADGKKQAFSSVTLVSGRPTVILNDAGQVATDNLFFGYRGGKLDLNGNSLSFKRINHTDNGATLLNHNLNQAATLNLIGSDRAEVPLQKYNGSKLKGTIGSIYQYANPYTHDTEYFQLNQSSYGYFPTDKSSTATWRYLGTDASAAIDYRLSQLNQSVFRGFLGDSASDGILNVNVDAPGSGAMTALTGGMDLKGDLNVLQGTALLSGQPVSHAGGLVIDDEWATAQFSARQIAVSKGSTLQVGEYAQVKADILADDSSRVMLGYNTSASEANRMWRCYSVMNTDNTQCSQPVRTATELAALAASTVSGNITLGEDASLYLGKVNYEGAIQSTATSTMTMDSGAYWQLTGNSNPGSLKALPGSAISMLAAEGTAWTPSQLTLESLDATGLSISLAASPASEQGDNVTIKHSATGSNNTLDISVLTNADKSVQLLNDIVLLDAPAGTAHDYFTVPMVARGFSLYTPDYQVIETAGRVQWVLAHNAEPVPDVPAEPSTPVDPVMPAEPESPSDPDVPATPDAPADRDTPTEPEEPVVPETPADTETASEPSTPAGPETPAEVATPVVETETPADPAHDNASGWFTIRDNKPLIRDTRALLASRQYLFSEAVSQLHGRASLLRNSPEKSGDWVSIEQNSGSFEGFRVNQQTLNLGWDTVQGPQMFGFNAGYTQGTTKGNGQGTHHLASVGVDYSWSSPAGWFVDTAARYMHLNQDLTFDPVLGIQHGKASSHILAGSIKTGYQFTADRGSLFISPYAGLSSGYLSGFGLKSDSAQVELSSGAPYFATAGVEVKKRGLWSSNPDLMVKAGIGYQYSPGKAGSSLTLADSHSRREFGALSDNRYRVHVGAEGKIADNWSLEVKARSSFGGTFRTDYSGVAGMNYHF; this comes from the coding sequence ATGAGAGAAGATGTTTCATTGCAGGATTATCGTGATTTTGGCGAAAACTTGGGTAAATACTCTGTTGGCGCTAACAACATTAATGTCTATACCGTGAGTGGCACGCTGGCAGGCACGCTGAATTATCCCATCCCTGACTTCAGTGCTGCGGCTACGCTGGGCTATGCCACGCTCATATCGCCCTCGTATGTCGCTGGCGTCAGGCATAACGGTGGCTACAAATCCGTTACGTTTGGTAATAACGCTAAATACAGCTCCACCTATCGCCTGATCAACCGTAATGATATGACGGATCCTGATTTTCATGCGCCACGTCTGAACAAAGTCGTCACTGACACCGCGGCGATTCCTTACGTTACTGACGCCGAGCTAAAGAATACCGGTCGTTACACCCAATATGCCCGGGTCGGCACCGGCCTGCAAAATAGAGTCAATGCGAAAACGCAGGAGACTGAATGGGTTGCCAGTGCGTACAAGTTTAAAACGGGTGGCACCTTCGTTGATCCCTATTTTTACGCCCCCTATACTGCATTGATCTGGACATTTTACTCACCTGGTGATGAACGTGTTCAACCGTTCGATATAGCCGGTCTGGGCGGGGATAGCGGCAGTCCGGTTTTTGTTTATGACAACGTTGAAAAACAGTGGAAACTGGCCGGCGTGACGTACGGGATTTATGGCACGGTTGATTACGGCCTTAAAACCTATGCCCACTTCATTCAGGATTCATTCATTCAGCAATTGATAGCCGGGAATACCGATCCCGATGTTACCGATAGTCGTGTAGAGGGTGTAATGCACTGGCGCATGGGCACTATCACACAGGGAATGAATAGCTGGGCCTGGCACGGCGTTGATACCGCGTTACCCGATGATGCCACTGACTCAGCACTCAATGCTTCTAAAGACCTGCGCTTTAAAGGTGATGGCGGCACGCTGGTGCTGGACCAGTCAGTTAATCTGGGGGCAGGTAAGCTGCAATTCTCCAGTGATTACCTGGTGAAATCTGCCACCGACACGAACAGCACCTGGGTAGGCGGCGGTATCGAGGTCGATGCCGGTAAAACCGTGCAGTGGCAGGTTAACGGACTGGCCGGTGATGCGCTGCATAAAATCGGCGCGGGCACGCTCCATATCAACGCCAGTGGAATCAATGGCGGCAGCCTGAATACGGGTGACGGCACGGTAATCCTGAATCAGCAGGCGGATGCGGATGGCAAAAAGCAGGCGTTTTCTTCCGTGACATTAGTGAGTGGCCGCCCGACGGTCATCCTGAACGATGCCGGACAGGTCGCCACAGATAACCTCTTTTTTGGGTACCGTGGCGGTAAACTCGACCTTAACGGCAACAGCCTTTCATTCAAACGCATTAACCATACTGACAACGGCGCCACGCTGTTGAATCACAACCTCAATCAGGCCGCCACGCTGAACCTGATCGGTTCCGACCGCGCAGAGGTTCCCCTGCAGAAATATAATGGAAGTAAGCTAAAAGGGACCATCGGATCGATTTATCAATATGCTAATCCCTACACTCACGACACGGAATATTTCCAGCTTAACCAGTCTTCCTACGGCTATTTCCCGACCGATAAAAGCAGCACCGCCACCTGGCGCTATTTAGGAACCGATGCCAGTGCCGCAATCGATTATCGTCTGTCCCAGCTCAATCAGAGTGTGTTTCGCGGCTTCCTGGGCGACAGTGCCAGCGATGGGATACTCAACGTCAACGTCGATGCGCCGGGCTCTGGCGCCATGACAGCATTAACCGGCGGCATGGATCTCAAAGGAGACCTGAATGTATTACAGGGAACCGCACTGCTCTCAGGCCAGCCTGTGAGTCATGCTGGCGGTCTGGTCATTGATGATGAATGGGCGACGGCGCAGTTCAGTGCCCGCCAGATAGCGGTCAGTAAAGGCAGTACTCTGCAGGTTGGCGAATATGCGCAGGTCAAAGCAGATATTCTCGCGGATGACTCATCCCGCGTCATGCTCGGCTATAACACCAGCGCTTCTGAGGCGAACAGAATGTGGCGCTGCTATTCGGTGATGAATACGGATAACACGCAATGCAGCCAGCCTGTGCGAACGGCAACTGAGCTAGCCGCACTGGCTGCCAGCACCGTCTCCGGCAATATTACGCTGGGCGAGGATGCCAGCCTCTATCTGGGTAAAGTGAATTACGAGGGTGCAATCCAGAGTACAGCAACCAGCACCATGACGATGGATTCTGGTGCGTACTGGCAGCTCACCGGGAACAGTAACCCTGGCAGTTTAAAAGCCCTGCCAGGTTCAGCGATCTCCATGCTGGCCGCAGAGGGAACGGCCTGGACACCCTCACAGCTCACACTCGAATCTCTGGATGCCACCGGCCTGAGCATCAGCCTGGCGGCCTCTCCTGCGAGTGAACAGGGAGACAACGTGACGATCAAACACTCAGCCACGGGTAGCAATAACACGCTGGATATCAGCGTACTGACAAATGCTGATAAATCAGTACAACTGCTGAATGACATTGTGCTGCTCGATGCGCCTGCCGGCACGGCACATGACTACTTTACCGTGCCGATGGTTGCCCGTGGCTTCAGCCTCTATACCCCGGATTATCAGGTGATTGAAACAGCGGGCCGCGTGCAATGGGTACTGGCACATAACGCCGAGCCGGTGCCGGACGTACCCGCTGAACCCTCAACGCCGGTGGATCCGGTTATGCCAGCCGAGCCTGAATCACCGTCTGACCCTGACGTGCCTGCGACGCCGGATGCCCCTGCAGATAGGGATACCCCGACTGAACCCGAGGAACCTGTCGTTCCTGAAACGCCGGCTGACACAGAAACAGCGTCTGAACCTTCAACCCCAGCCGGGCCTGAAACTCCAGCAGAAGTCGCTACGCCAGTAGTTGAAACAGAAACACCCGCAGATCCAGCCCATGACAATGCTTCAGGCTGGTTCACCATCAGGGATAACAAACCGTTGATTCGTGACACGCGCGCGCTGCTGGCCTCGCGTCAGTATCTCTTCAGCGAAGCAGTGAGCCAGCTGCACGGCCGCGCCTCACTGCTGCGTAATTCTCCGGAAAAAAGTGGCGACTGGGTCTCGATTGAGCAAAACAGCGGAAGCTTTGAAGGGTTCAGAGTGAACCAGCAAACGCTGAATCTTGGCTGGGATACCGTGCAGGGGCCGCAGATGTTTGGCTTTAATGCCGGCTACACCCAGGGAACCACCAAAGGCAATGGGCAGGGGACTCACCACCTGGCAAGCGTGGGCGTGGACTACTCATGGTCCTCTCCGGCAGGCTGGTTTGTTGATACTGCCGCCCGTTATATGCACCTCAATCAGGATCTGACGTTTGATCCGGTGCTGGGCATTCAGCACGGTAAAGCCAGCAGTCATATTCTGGCTGGCAGTATCAAAACCGGCTATCAGTTTACTGCCGATCGCGGTTCGCTGTTTATCTCGCCTTACGCTGGATTGAGTAGTGGCTATCTGTCTGGCTTCGGACTGAAGAGCGACAGTGCGCAGGTTGAGCTCAGTTCGGGCGCGCCTTACTTTGCTACCGCAGGCGTGGAAGTCAAAAAACGCGGCCTGTGGAGCAGTAATCCGGATTTGATGGTTAAAGCGGGCATCGGGTATCAGTATTCGCCGGGCAAAGCAGGTTCCAGCCTGACGCTCGCAGACAGCCACTCCCGCCGTGAATTCGGTGCGTTATCTGATAACCGCTACCGCGTGCATGTGGGAGCCGAAGGTAAGATCGCAGATAACTGGTCGCTGGAGGTGAAAGCCAGAAGCAGCTTTGGCGGCACTTTCCGTACCGACTACAGCGGAGTCGCAGGCATGAATTATCACTTCTGA
- a CDS encoding YgiW/YdeI family stress tolerance OB fold protein has translation MKQILLAVLLAGASLGVFAHEGFIDSDVQGPSAGGFKGPASGVASVAQVKTLRDDAWVVLDGNIIRQVGHELYEFKDATGTIYVDIDDKRWMGQSISPGDKVRLEGEVDKDWNSVEIDVKSVRVLK, from the coding sequence ATGAAGCAAATTCTTTTAGCCGTGCTGCTCGCCGGTGCGAGCCTGGGTGTTTTTGCACACGAAGGCTTTATTGATTCGGACGTGCAGGGGCCATCTGCGGGAGGATTTAAAGGTCCGGCATCAGGTGTCGCCTCTGTCGCACAAGTTAAAACGCTGCGTGATGACGCATGGGTTGTTCTGGACGGTAATATTATCAGGCAGGTTGGACATGAGCTTTACGAGTTCAAAGATGCAACCGGGACTATTTATGTGGATATCGACGATAAGCGCTGGATGGGACAATCAATTTCGCCGGGTGATAAAGTCCGCCTCGAAGGTGAAGTTGATAAAGACTGGAATAGTGTCGAAATCGATGTGAAATCGGTTCGAGTTCTGAAGTGA
- a CDS encoding DUF2256 domain-containing protein: MFKGNKKSLPVRYCKTCNKPMSWRKKWEKCWDEVLYCSERCRRQRSASRNDDQ; encoded by the coding sequence GTGTTTAAAGGCAACAAAAAGTCCTTACCCGTTCGTTACTGCAAAACCTGTAACAAACCGATGTCATGGCGAAAAAAGTGGGAAAAGTGCTGGGATGAGGTTTTGTATTGTTCAGAGCGATGCCGGCGTCAGCGTTCCGCAAGCCGTAATGATGATCAATAA
- a CDS encoding H-NS family nucleoid-associated regulatory protein, with translation MSDTLNSLNNIRTLRANARELDLSALEEMLEKLSVVVSERREEAQASEAANREKAEKLAKYRELLLQEGIDPNELLNGMPTAPAEKKKRAPRPAKYQYTDENGEVKQWTGQGRTPSAIKSAIDAGKSLDDFLI, from the coding sequence ATGAGTGACACTCTCAACAGCTTGAATAATATCCGTACCCTTCGCGCTAACGCTCGCGAGCTTGACCTGTCTGCCCTGGAAGAAATGCTGGAAAAACTGTCAGTTGTAGTCAGTGAGCGTCGTGAAGAAGCTCAGGCTTCTGAAGCCGCTAATCGTGAAAAAGCGGAGAAACTGGCAAAATACCGTGAATTGCTGTTGCAGGAAGGCATCGATCCAAACGAACTGTTAAATGGTATGCCGACTGCGCCAGCAGAGAAGAAAAAACGTGCGCCTCGTCCGGCTAAATATCAGTACACCGACGAAAATGGTGAAGTTAAGCAGTGGACTGGCCAGGGTCGTACCCCATCAGCGATTAAATCTGCCATTGATGCAGGTAAATCGCTGGACGATTTCCTGATTTAA
- a CDS encoding VOC family protein, with translation MSNDTGFTHLALQVRDLNKSVDFYQRYAGMQVIHQREPGIPEAQKVAWLSDLTRPFALVLVQSDHSEDTPLGPFGHIGVACASREEIDEKVTLARLEGVLRRDAQQSGTPVGYWAFFADPDGNTLELSYGQQIGLEIITARNAQSLNK, from the coding sequence ATGTCAAACGATACCGGTTTTACTCATCTTGCTTTACAGGTACGCGACTTAAATAAGAGCGTGGATTTCTATCAGCGTTATGCCGGGATGCAGGTGATACACCAGCGTGAACCTGGCATTCCTGAAGCACAGAAAGTTGCGTGGCTGTCAGATTTAACCCGACCTTTCGCGCTGGTGCTTGTGCAATCTGATCACAGTGAAGATACGCCGCTTGGTCCGTTTGGCCATATCGGTGTGGCCTGTGCCAGCCGCGAAGAGATAGATGAAAAAGTGACGCTTGCACGGCTTGAAGGCGTGTTGCGACGTGACGCCCAGCAATCGGGTACGCCTGTGGGTTACTGGGCATTTTTTGCCGATCCTGATGGCAATACGCTTGAGCTTTCATATGGACAGCAGATCGGGTTAGAAATTATCACAGCCCGCAACGCGCAATCGCTGAATAAATAG
- a CDS encoding diguanylate cyclase, with protein sequence MKFRRKNDGPASNMSPLLRSIMLSGVLLTVAVIGLNLWMLREDWNDTVAQAEDAAVNLSLSQARQMDDTFLQTELSLREVQRELERQIATTGVDSEALSHTMRLLQRRLPQLQGLYYYDANGRWLATSMSRMPPPASNIDREYFDYHRSSLRNSLHVGPVIRSRITHELIIPVTLRVNDAYYGFQGVLLATIKVDYLRRLYSYYELNEGDVMVLTLADSTVLYARPMPDSYIGKNLSVSPIFLKLLANADKGSGQWNAALDGKKRIFGFVRSQRYPLVVAVGYDKHEMFNRWVKSWIQDLILNLVLLAIILLLGAFLLRQARHTLRYQRELTRLRDELTAANRSLENLAHNDGLTGVANRRHFDQMLTESLKKAAISGQPVSLILFDIDYFKRYNDTYGHVAGDDCLKKVATVLKDTSRRQNELTARYGGEEFAIILPDQPLSAALSLAESIIAAVNQRDIPHSTTNLPQKHVTVSAGCAVWLASDSQQDKQALIERADEALYRAKRAGRNQVMCEERNG encoded by the coding sequence ATGAAGTTTCGTCGGAAAAATGACGGCCCAGCGTCAAACATGTCACCACTACTGAGAAGCATCATGCTGTCGGGCGTATTGCTCACTGTGGCAGTCATTGGCCTGAATCTGTGGATGCTGCGCGAAGACTGGAACGATACTGTCGCTCAGGCTGAAGATGCGGCAGTTAACCTGTCGCTGTCGCAGGCGCGCCAGATGGATGACACGTTTCTGCAAACCGAGCTTTCTTTACGGGAAGTTCAGCGCGAGCTTGAAAGGCAGATTGCGACTACCGGTGTGGATAGCGAGGCGCTGAGCCATACCATGCGGCTGTTACAACGCCGTCTGCCGCAACTTCAGGGCCTGTACTACTATGATGCAAACGGCAGGTGGCTTGCCACATCCATGAGCCGAATGCCGCCTCCCGCCAGTAATATCGATCGTGAATATTTTGATTATCACCGCTCCAGCCTGCGCAATAGTTTACATGTTGGCCCGGTGATCCGCAGTCGCATTACTCATGAACTGATCATTCCGGTTACGCTTCGTGTTAATGATGCTTATTACGGTTTCCAGGGCGTCCTGCTCGCGACGATCAAAGTGGACTATTTGCGCCGTCTCTACAGTTATTACGAACTGAATGAGGGCGATGTCATGGTACTGACGCTGGCCGACAGTACGGTGCTTTACGCCCGTCCGATGCCAGATAGCTATATCGGCAAAAACCTCTCTGTGAGCCCGATATTCCTGAAATTACTGGCTAATGCGGATAAAGGCAGCGGGCAGTGGAACGCGGCGCTGGATGGTAAAAAACGTATCTTTGGCTTTGTCCGATCGCAGCGCTATCCGCTGGTCGTTGCCGTTGGCTATGACAAGCATGAAATGTTTAATCGCTGGGTGAAGAGCTGGATACAGGACCTGATTCTGAATCTGGTGCTGCTGGCCATCATTCTGTTGCTTGGGGCCTTTTTGCTGCGTCAGGCCCGGCACACGCTGCGTTATCAGCGCGAACTGACCCGATTACGTGATGAGCTGACGGCTGCAAACCGCTCACTGGAAAATCTGGCACACAACGACGGGCTGACAGGCGTTGCTAACCGTCGCCATTTTGATCAAATGCTGACTGAAAGCCTGAAGAAGGCGGCGATCAGCGGCCAGCCGGTTTCATTGATTCTTTTCGATATCGATTATTTCAAACGCTACAACGATACCTACGGCCATGTTGCTGGTGATGACTGCCTGAAAAAAGTCGCCACCGTTCTGAAGGATACCTCACGTCGTCAAAACGAACTCACGGCACGCTACGGCGGTGAAGAGTTTGCCATCATATTGCCGGACCAACCGCTGTCAGCCGCGCTGAGCCTTGCTGAATCTATCATTGCAGCGGTTAACCAGCGTGATATTCCGCACAGCACGACTAATCTGCCGCAAAAGCATGTCACAGTGAGTGCAGGCTGCGCTGTCTGGCTTGCTTCTGACTCACAACAGGACAAACAGGCGCTGATAGAGCGCGCCGATGAGGCGTTGTATCGTGCGAAGCGGGCAGGGCGTAATCAGGTAATGTGCGAAGAACGTAACGGCTGA
- a CDS encoding H-NS family nucleoid-associated regulatory protein, translating into MSKNLSSLNNIRTLRAASRDLPLNELEELRQKFETVVNERREEERAREAEAREKAEKLAFYQELLLEEGINPSELVNSASAAVAGKKKRAKRPAKYRYSDENGQVRYWTGQGRTPSAIKTAIENGQSLDDFLL; encoded by the coding sequence ATGAGTAAGAACCTGAGCAGCCTGAACAATATCCGCACGCTTCGTGCCGCGTCGCGCGACCTGCCGTTGAATGAGCTGGAGGAATTACGCCAGAAATTTGAGACGGTGGTAAACGAACGTCGTGAAGAGGAACGCGCGCGGGAAGCTGAAGCCCGTGAGAAAGCGGAAAAACTGGCGTTCTATCAGGAGCTGCTGCTGGAAGAGGGAATTAACCCTTCAGAGCTCGTCAACAGCGCCTCTGCTGCGGTTGCCGGTAAGAAGAAGCGTGCGAAGCGTCCGGCGAAATACCGTTACAGCGATGAAAATGGCCAGGTTCGCTACTGGACTGGTCAGGGCCGGACCCCTTCGGCCATTAAAACAGCGATTGAAAATGGCCAGTCGCTGGATGATTTCCTGCTCTGA
- a CDS encoding helix-turn-helix domain-containing protein, producing the protein MAALSVAVLATAGFSPFHFSVPCILFGSALPQQDLFHVEICAEKPGPVISEMGLSILVERGSEPLDEADIIIVPYWHNPAEKPAQALLDKLVAAWQRGAEVVGLCLGTYVLAYAGLLDQHRAATHWEFERDFSERFSEVHLDSNALYTRDDRLITSAGTAAGIDCCLDIIRQHYGSAIANRVARRMVVPPYREGGQAQFIDRPVPETTRDVKINALLASLRENLHQPQDLDSLARSLSMSRRTLTRHFNKATGMSLGEWLMVERLQRSQVLLETTGISIEGVADKAGFDSPVSFRQRFKSRFGVSPSEWRRTFRGPQPADESI; encoded by the coding sequence ATGGCTGCTTTGAGCGTCGCGGTGCTGGCAACGGCCGGTTTCAGTCCTTTTCATTTTTCCGTCCCCTGCATTCTTTTCGGTTCTGCTCTGCCGCAGCAGGATCTGTTTCATGTCGAGATCTGCGCAGAGAAACCCGGTCCGGTAATTTCAGAAATGGGGCTTTCAATCCTGGTGGAACGGGGTTCCGAACCCCTTGATGAGGCTGACATCATTATCGTTCCTTACTGGCACAATCCAGCTGAAAAGCCGGCGCAGGCGCTGCTTGATAAGCTGGTGGCGGCCTGGCAGCGTGGTGCGGAGGTGGTAGGACTGTGTCTGGGCACTTACGTACTGGCTTATGCCGGTCTCCTTGATCAGCACCGGGCGGCCACCCACTGGGAATTTGAGCGTGACTTCAGCGAGCGCTTTTCGGAGGTTCACCTCGACAGTAACGCCCTTTATACGCGTGACGATCGTCTGATCACCTCAGCGGGCACCGCGGCGGGTATTGACTGCTGTCTGGATATCATCCGTCAGCACTATGGCAGCGCCATTGCTAATCGGGTCGCCAGGCGCATGGTGGTACCGCCTTACCGTGAAGGAGGTCAGGCACAGTTCATTGATCGGCCGGTTCCTGAAACCACGCGTGACGTTAAGATCAACGCGTTGCTGGCTTCACTGCGGGAAAATCTTCATCAGCCACAGGATCTGGATTCACTCGCGCGTTCGCTCAGCATGAGCCGTCGAACGCTGACGCGTCATTTTAACAAGGCGACGGGCATGTCATTGGGAGAGTGGCTGATGGTTGAGCGTCTGCAACGCAGCCAGGTTTTACTGGAAACAACCGGTATCAGTATTGAAGGTGTGGCAGACAAGGCAGGCTTTGATTCACCCGTTTCATTCCGGCAGCGTTTTAAATCCCGGTTTGGTGTTTCTCCCAGCGAGTGGCGCCGGACCTTTCGCGGCCCGCAGCCGGCAGATGAGAGCATTTGA